Proteins encoded within one genomic window of Schaalia sp. HMT-172:
- a CDS encoding Mrp/NBP35 family ATP-binding protein produces MPVTLDSVMAALGQVIDPEIRRPITDLNMVTPDLVTIDGSSVAVKVLLTTAGCPLRTQITKDVTERVSAIDGVENVTVEMGVMDEAQKKALREKLNGGRPEREIPFSRPGSLTRVIAVTSGKGGVGKSSMTANLAAALAAQGLKVGVMDADIYGFSIPRMLGVDHDPQVIDGMMIPPVGAGGVKVISIGMFVPDGQAVIWRGPMLHRALQQFLADVFWGDLDVLLIDMPPGTGDVAISIAQLLPTSEILVVTTPQVAAAEVAERAGSIASQTNQKVIGVVENMSFLPQPDGSRLEIFGAGGGESVSQRLTAQLGYSVPLLAQVPLDIALREGGDRGEPVAVASGPAADVLSSLGATLASTNRGLAGRPLGVSPIQH; encoded by the coding sequence ATGCCAGTCACGCTTGATTCCGTCATGGCGGCTCTCGGCCAGGTCATCGACCCCGAGATCCGCCGCCCCATCACCGACCTCAACATGGTGACCCCCGACCTGGTCACGATCGACGGCTCCTCCGTCGCCGTCAAGGTCCTGCTCACCACCGCCGGATGCCCCCTGCGCACCCAGATCACCAAGGACGTCACCGAGCGCGTGAGCGCCATCGACGGCGTCGAGAACGTCACCGTCGAGATGGGCGTCATGGACGAGGCCCAGAAGAAGGCGCTGCGCGAGAAGCTCAACGGTGGTCGCCCCGAGCGCGAAATCCCCTTCTCTCGCCCCGGTTCCCTCACGCGCGTCATCGCCGTCACCTCCGGCAAGGGCGGCGTCGGCAAGTCCTCCATGACTGCGAACCTGGCCGCCGCGCTCGCCGCGCAGGGCCTCAAGGTCGGCGTCATGGACGCGGACATCTACGGCTTCTCCATCCCGCGCATGCTCGGCGTGGACCACGACCCGCAGGTCATCGACGGCATGATGATCCCGCCCGTGGGCGCGGGTGGCGTCAAGGTCATCTCGATCGGCATGTTCGTGCCCGACGGCCAGGCCGTCATCTGGCGCGGCCCCATGCTCCACCGCGCCCTCCAGCAGTTCCTCGCGGACGTGTTCTGGGGCGACCTGGACGTCCTCCTCATCGACATGCCTCCCGGCACGGGTGACGTCGCCATCTCGATCGCGCAGCTGCTGCCCACCTCGGAGATCCTCGTCGTGACCACCCCGCAGGTCGCGGCCGCCGAGGTCGCCGAGCGCGCCGGCTCCATCGCCTCGCAGACGAACCAGAAGGTCATCGGCGTCGTCGAAAACATGTCCTTCCTGCCTCAGCCCGACGGCTCTCGCCTGGAGATCTTCGGCGCGGGCGGCGGCGAGTCCGTCTCGCAGCGCCTCACCGCACAGCTGGGATACTCCGTGCCGTTGCTGGCCCAGGTGCCCCTCGACATCGCGCTGCGTGAGGGAGGTGACCGCGGCGAGCCCGTCGCCGTCGCCTCCGGCCCCGCCGCCGACGTGCTCTCCTCCCTCGGCGCCACCCTGGCGTCGACGAACCGCGGCCTGGCGGGCCGCCCGCTCGGGGTCTCCCCCATCCAACACTGA
- a CDS encoding O-methyltransferase, translating to MADKAQTWVYTEDYVAESDALTAARAVASELGAAPVSPGTGAALRMLAAVAGARAVLEVGTGAGVSGLWLLDGMARDGVLTTIDVESELLGHARRNFAAAGLSSHRTRLIAGRALDVLPRMAARGYDMVVLDGDLDETPQYLDHAVRILRPGGTIAFVHALWHDQVADPARRDARTVVAREVINYLRESDEFVPALLPVGDGLAVAVKR from the coding sequence ATGGCGGACAAAGCCCAGACCTGGGTGTACACCGAAGACTACGTGGCGGAGAGCGACGCTCTGACCGCCGCGCGCGCCGTCGCATCCGAATTGGGAGCCGCCCCCGTGTCCCCGGGAACGGGCGCCGCTCTTCGCATGCTGGCCGCCGTGGCCGGGGCGCGCGCCGTCCTCGAGGTGGGGACGGGCGCCGGAGTGTCTGGCCTGTGGCTCCTGGACGGCATGGCGCGCGACGGCGTGCTGACGACCATCGACGTCGAGTCCGAGCTGCTGGGGCACGCCCGCCGCAACTTCGCCGCCGCAGGTCTGTCCTCCCACCGCACGCGCCTGATCGCCGGGCGTGCCCTCGACGTGTTGCCTCGCATGGCCGCACGCGGCTACGACATGGTCGTCCTGGACGGCGACCTGGACGAGACGCCCCAGTACCTGGACCACGCCGTGCGCATCCTGCGCCCCGGCGGCACCATCGCCTTCGTGCACGCCCTCTGGCACGACCAGGTCGCGGACCCCGCCCGCCGGGACGCCCGCACCGTCGTCGCCCGCGAGGTCATCAACTACCTGCGCGAATCCGACGAGTTCGTTCCCGCGCTACTGCCCGTCGGTGACGGCCTGGCGGTCGCCGTCAAGCGGTGA
- a CDS encoding DUF3117 domain-containing protein — MAAMKPRTGDGPLDVSAEGRNIVVRIPTEGGGRLVIEMSAQEAGELAEALTQAI, encoded by the coding sequence ATGGCAGCAATGAAACCTCGCACGGGGGATGGCCCCCTCGACGTGTCCGCGGAAGGGCGCAATATTGTCGTGCGGATCCCCACTGAAGGGGGCGGCCGCCTCGTTATCGAGATGAGCGCGCAGGAGGCGGGCGAACTCGCCGAAGCGCTGACTCAGGCAATCTGA
- a CDS encoding DUF1003 domain-containing protein, whose amino-acid sequence MADRLDNPIDKRRWFFRRSSGSGDGFGRFAEATARFMGSPKFVLYMTIFVIAWIGANLMLAGISEDAAWDPYPFILLNLAFSTQASYSAPLIMLAQNRQDARDRVVAEQDRIRAERNLADTEYLAREIAGLRLALQDVATRDFVRSELRDMLEDLRAEIAADAANASSNEAEAEAEADDAFRPLEDGHSGQ is encoded by the coding sequence ATGGCTGATCGCCTGGATAACCCGATCGACAAGCGTCGGTGGTTCTTCCGCCGCTCGTCGGGCAGCGGCGACGGCTTCGGCCGCTTCGCCGAGGCCACCGCCCGCTTCATGGGTTCGCCCAAGTTCGTCCTCTACATGACGATCTTCGTCATCGCGTGGATCGGCGCAAACCTGATGCTCGCCGGCATCAGCGAGGACGCCGCCTGGGACCCCTACCCCTTCATCCTCCTGAACCTCGCGTTCTCAACCCAGGCCTCGTACTCGGCCCCGCTGATTATGCTCGCGCAGAACCGCCAGGACGCCCGCGACCGCGTCGTGGCCGAGCAGGACCGCATTCGCGCGGAGCGTAACCTCGCCGACACCGAGTACCTCGCCCGCGAGATCGCCGGCCTGCGCCTGGCGCTTCAGGACGTCGCCACGCGCGACTTCGTGCGCTCCGAGCTGCGCGACATGCTCGAAGACCTGCGCGCGGAGATCGCCGCGGACGCGGCCAACGCCTCGTCGAACGAGGCCGAGGCTGAGGCCGAGGCCGATGACGCCTTTCGTCCCCTAGAAGATGGGCACAGCGGCCAGTAG
- a CDS encoding magnesium transporter MgtE N-terminal domain-containing protein produces MSIASIELGTKGRRVYIGKLAGTGVFDPLGDQVGKIHDVVVIFRLKSEANVIGFVVEVGPRKRVFLPLTRVTSIESGSVITTGLLNIRSFTQRPIETLVLSELFDRVVTMNDGSGQVRILDVAMRQRRPKDWVISTLHVQRVRTSSLGFTRSGETLTVDVSEVSGLLKTDSNQAATALLQYTEDMRPADLADFIHSLPQDRKMAVAQQLTDARLADVLEELGNDDRIAIVSAMEAARAADVLDVMQPDDAADLVAELPAAKAQSLLALMEPDEAEDVRRLMTYEESTAGSLMTTEPVIFGPNATVAQMLAAVRREDIPASIATVAFIARPPQETPTGQYLGMVHIQRALREPPQTLLGTILDRDIESVDPNAHIATVTRLLATYNLTVLPVVDEDGHLHGAVSVDDVLDELLPEDWRDFDDDVTDRMMARSIDG; encoded by the coding sequence GTGAGCATTGCATCTATTGAGCTAGGCACCAAGGGTCGGCGCGTGTACATCGGAAAGCTCGCGGGCACCGGTGTTTTCGACCCTTTGGGCGACCAGGTCGGCAAGATTCACGACGTCGTTGTCATCTTTCGGCTGAAATCCGAGGCCAACGTCATCGGATTCGTCGTCGAGGTCGGCCCGCGTAAGCGCGTCTTCCTGCCGCTCACCCGCGTGACCTCGATCGAATCCGGCTCCGTCATCACCACGGGCCTGCTCAACATCCGCTCTTTCACGCAGCGCCCCATCGAAACCCTGGTGCTCTCCGAGCTCTTCGACCGCGTCGTTACCATGAACGACGGCTCCGGGCAGGTGCGCATCCTCGACGTGGCGATGCGCCAGCGCCGCCCCAAGGACTGGGTCATCTCCACCCTGCACGTCCAGCGCGTGCGCACCTCCTCGTTGGGCTTCACGCGCAGCGGCGAAACCCTCACGGTGGACGTGTCCGAGGTCTCCGGCCTGCTGAAGACCGACTCCAACCAGGCGGCCACCGCCCTGTTGCAGTACACGGAGGACATGCGCCCCGCCGACCTGGCGGACTTCATCCACAGCCTGCCTCAGGACCGCAAGATGGCGGTCGCCCAGCAGCTCACCGACGCGCGCCTCGCCGACGTGCTCGAGGAGCTGGGTAACGACGACCGAATCGCCATCGTCTCGGCGATGGAGGCCGCCCGAGCCGCCGACGTTCTCGACGTCATGCAGCCCGACGACGCGGCTGACCTCGTCGCCGAGCTGCCCGCCGCCAAAGCGCAGTCCCTGCTGGCCCTCATGGAGCCCGACGAGGCCGAGGACGTGCGCCGACTCATGACCTATGAGGAGTCCACCGCGGGCTCGCTCATGACAACGGAACCCGTCATCTTCGGCCCGAACGCGACCGTCGCGCAGATGCTCGCTGCCGTGCGCCGCGAGGACATCCCCGCCTCGATCGCGACCGTCGCCTTCATCGCCCGCCCGCCCCAGGAGACCCCGACCGGCCAGTACCTGGGCATGGTCCACATCCAGCGCGCGCTGCGCGAGCCCCCGCAGACGCTCCTCGGCACGATCCTGGACCGCGACATCGAGTCCGTGGACCCCAACGCGCACATCGCGACCGTGACGCGTCTGCTCGCGACCTACAACCTGACGGTCCTGCCCGTCGTCGACGAGGACGGTCACCTGCACGGTGCCGTCTCGGTCGATGACGTCCTCGATGAGCTGCTGCCCGAGGACTGGCGAGACTTCGACGACGACGTGACCGACCGCATGATGGCAAGGAGCATCGATGGCTGA
- a CDS encoding aminopeptidase P family protein, with the protein MSEEESQSMADRGESRSRQPQSSAFREFIGTGWAPRPTQLPERERVADFLRNRALKAGAPFPGERLVIPAGPYKVRSNDCDYRFRAHSAFAHLSGLGAEKEPDTVLVLEPGEDGTHTALLFFKPRASRSSKEFYANPRYGEFWVGARPSLEELSAQTGLETRHIDTLRDALSKDAGQVSLRIVRGVDAQIEDMVNEIRIQAGLPFGDDARAEDEALEEHLSEIRLIKDAFELEEMIRAVEVTKAGFEDIIRVLPRAVGHRRGERVIEGAFAANAREEGNGLGYETIAASGNHANTLHWIDNDGEVREGDLVLVDAGVEVDSLYTADITRTLPVNGRFTEVQARVYQAVLDACEAALARANQPGCRFKDVHDAAMEVIAARLHEWGILPVTPEESLSPEGQQHRRWMPHGTSHHLGLDVHDCAKARAELYQGALLEPGMVFTIEPGLYFRADDLLIPEEYRGIGVRIEDDVVVNADGTVTRISEDIPRTIADVEEWIARIQGR; encoded by the coding sequence GAAGAATCCCAGTCAATGGCCGACCGAGGCGAAAGCCGATCCCGTCAACCCCAATCCTCCGCGTTCCGCGAGTTCATCGGCACCGGATGGGCACCGCGTCCAACCCAGCTGCCCGAACGCGAACGCGTCGCCGACTTCCTTCGCAACCGCGCCCTCAAGGCCGGCGCGCCCTTCCCCGGCGAGCGCCTCGTCATTCCCGCCGGCCCCTACAAGGTCCGCTCGAACGACTGCGACTACCGCTTCCGCGCGCACTCCGCATTCGCGCACCTATCGGGCCTGGGCGCCGAAAAGGAACCCGACACTGTCCTGGTCCTCGAACCGGGCGAAGACGGCACGCACACGGCCCTGCTCTTCTTCAAGCCCCGCGCCTCGCGCTCCTCCAAGGAGTTCTACGCCAACCCGCGCTACGGCGAATTCTGGGTGGGCGCGCGCCCCTCGCTCGAGGAGCTGAGCGCGCAGACCGGCCTGGAGACCCGCCACATCGACACGCTGCGCGACGCCCTGTCCAAGGACGCGGGCCAGGTGAGCCTGCGCATCGTGCGCGGCGTGGACGCCCAGATCGAAGACATGGTCAACGAGATCCGCATCCAGGCGGGCCTGCCGTTTGGCGACGACGCGCGCGCGGAAGACGAGGCCCTCGAGGAACACCTCTCCGAGATCCGCCTCATCAAGGACGCCTTCGAGCTCGAGGAGATGATCCGCGCCGTCGAGGTCACCAAGGCCGGCTTCGAAGACATCATCCGCGTCCTGCCGCGCGCCGTGGGCCACCGCCGCGGCGAGCGCGTCATCGAAGGCGCCTTCGCGGCCAACGCCCGCGAGGAAGGCAACGGCCTGGGATATGAGACCATCGCGGCCTCCGGCAACCACGCGAACACGCTGCACTGGATCGACAACGACGGCGAGGTGCGCGAAGGTGACCTGGTACTCGTCGACGCCGGCGTCGAAGTCGACTCCCTGTACACGGCCGACATTACGCGCACGCTGCCCGTCAACGGCCGCTTCACCGAGGTTCAGGCCCGCGTCTACCAGGCCGTCCTCGACGCCTGCGAGGCCGCCCTGGCGCGCGCCAACCAGCCGGGCTGCCGCTTCAAGGACGTGCACGACGCCGCCATGGAGGTCATCGCCGCCCGCCTGCACGAGTGGGGCATCCTGCCCGTCACCCCCGAGGAGTCGCTGTCCCCCGAGGGCCAGCAGCACCGCCGCTGGATGCCGCACGGCACCAGCCACCACCTCGGCCTGGACGTGCACGACTGCGCCAAGGCCCGCGCCGAGCTCTACCAGGGCGCGCTACTCGAACCCGGCATGGTCTTCACGATCGAACCGGGCCTGTACTTCCGCGCCGACGACCTGCTGATCCCTGAGGAATACCGCGGGATCGGCGTGCGCATCGAGGACGACGTCGTGGTGAACGCCGACGGCACCGTCACCCGCATCTCCGAGGACATCCCGCGCACGATCGCGGACGTCGAGGAGTGGATCGCGCGCATTCAGGGACGCTAA
- a CDS encoding general stress protein translates to MPVVMEPQMPTGTEVASYQTYAQARAAVDFLSDSGFDVSSITIVGTDLHMVERVTGRLTIARASLSGASSGALWGALMGMFMSAGQNAGGTGLWVGGGIVIGALAGMALSALMFIVRGRNRDLVSSQQVVALRYAILASADIDRAFTLLQRTPGNTARPKRARAEAERPRKDSVGFFPDGRPRFGAATKDGTVPGGDAQPQQPQPAQPAPEGRDDAPASSPEGDQTEASDQRS, encoded by the coding sequence ATGCCTGTCGTGATGGAACCGCAGATGCCCACGGGTACTGAGGTCGCCTCCTACCAGACCTACGCGCAGGCGCGCGCGGCGGTTGACTTCCTGTCCGATAGTGGCTTCGACGTATCGTCGATCACCATCGTTGGGACGGACCTGCACATGGTGGAGCGCGTGACGGGCCGTCTGACGATTGCCCGCGCCTCGTTGTCGGGGGCCTCCAGCGGTGCGCTGTGGGGAGCGCTCATGGGCATGTTCATGTCGGCGGGCCAGAATGCCGGCGGGACGGGTCTGTGGGTCGGCGGCGGCATCGTCATCGGCGCGCTGGCAGGAATGGCGCTGTCCGCGCTGATGTTCATCGTGCGCGGGCGCAACCGCGACCTGGTGTCTTCTCAGCAGGTTGTGGCCCTGCGCTACGCGATCCTGGCGTCGGCGGATATTGACCGCGCCTTCACGCTCTTGCAGCGCACCCCCGGCAACACGGCCCGCCCCAAGCGTGCGCGCGCGGAGGCCGAGCGCCCCCGCAAGGATTCCGTGGGTTTCTTCCCCGACGGCCGCCCGCGTTTTGGCGCGGCGACCAAGGATGGGACGGTCCCCGGCGGGGATGCACAGCCCCAGCAGCCCCAGCCCGCTCAGCCCGCGCCCGAAGGACGCGACGACGCCCCGGCCTCGTCCCCTGAGGGAGACCAGACCGAGGCGTCGGATCAGCGTTCCTGA
- the dapE gene encoding succinyl-diaminopimelate desuccinylase — translation MQLTNLTDPVELTRQMIDIPSVSGDEGPLADAVEAALRDAGFGSVPALEILRDGDAVCARTRLGLGQRVVLAGHLDTVPIADNVPGRFEERDGATVLWGRGSVDMLGGCAAALALACEVGAVLRSGDEAALSVDVTWIFYDHEEVASHLNGLGRVQRNHPQWLAGDLALLGEPTAAHVEGGCNGTLRVIAHFPGRASHSARAWMGVNAIHAMAPVIERIAAYGNPVELVDGLEFRESLSVVRVEGGIANNVIPEAASMTVNYRFAPSKRADDALAWVRSLFEGTGATIDVDDLCEGARPGADSPVAQRFLTVARRIAAEQGTELRLSAKVGWTDVARFTQVGVPAMNFGPGDPLLAHTRDEHAPVSDIVRVHDTLRAFVLAH, via the coding sequence ATGCAGCTGACGAACCTGACGGACCCGGTCGAGCTCACGCGCCAGATGATCGATATTCCATCGGTGTCGGGGGATGAAGGACCCCTGGCGGACGCGGTCGAGGCGGCCCTGCGCGACGCCGGATTCGGATCCGTGCCAGCCCTGGAGATCCTGCGCGACGGGGACGCCGTGTGCGCGCGGACTCGGCTCGGACTCGGCCAGCGCGTGGTTCTCGCCGGGCACCTCGACACGGTTCCCATCGCCGACAACGTGCCTGGTCGCTTCGAAGAGCGCGACGGGGCCACGGTCCTGTGGGGGCGTGGCTCGGTCGACATGCTCGGAGGGTGCGCGGCGGCGCTCGCGCTCGCGTGCGAGGTCGGTGCCGTCCTCCGTTCCGGCGACGAGGCCGCGCTGAGCGTCGACGTCACCTGGATCTTCTACGACCACGAGGAAGTCGCCTCCCACCTCAACGGCCTGGGCCGCGTCCAGCGCAACCACCCGCAGTGGCTCGCCGGCGACCTGGCGCTGCTGGGCGAGCCCACCGCCGCCCACGTGGAAGGCGGCTGCAACGGAACCCTGCGCGTCATCGCGCACTTCCCGGGGCGGGCCTCGCACTCGGCGCGCGCGTGGATGGGCGTCAACGCGATTCACGCGATGGCCCCCGTCATCGAGCGCATCGCCGCCTACGGAAACCCCGTCGAGCTGGTCGATGGCCTCGAATTCCGAGAATCTCTGTCGGTCGTGCGCGTCGAGGGCGGCATCGCGAACAACGTGATCCCCGAGGCCGCGTCGATGACCGTCAACTATCGCTTCGCGCCCTCCAAGCGCGCAGATGACGCCCTGGCCTGGGTGCGCTCCCTCTTCGAGGGCACGGGCGCGACCATCGACGTTGACGACCTGTGTGAGGGGGCCAGGCCCGGCGCGGACTCGCCGGTCGCCCAGCGCTTCCTGACGGTCGCCAGGCGCATCGCCGCCGAGCAAGGGACCGAGCTGCGCCTGTCCGCGAAGGTCGGCTGGACGGACGTCGCGCGATTCACGCAGGTGGGAGTACCCGCCATGAACTTCGGCCCGGGCGACCCGCTCCTGGCGCACACGCGCGACGAACACGCCCCAGTATCGGATATCGTCAGGGTGCACGACACGCTCCGCGCCTTCGTGCTCGCACACTAG
- a CDS encoding TIGR00730 family Rossman fold protein, translating into MSTPENTYRRGSLVLRGDQIPRLTADASLLQTEQSADWKHTDPWRVLRIQSEFVEGFEALAKVGPAISVFGSARTRPDDPLYECARRIGELLVQRGYAVITGGGPGMMEAANRGAWEAGGTSVGLGIELPHEQGMNQWINRGVNFRYFFARKTMFVKYSQGFIVMPGGFGTMDELFESATLVQTGKIRSFPLVLVGTAYWSGLVDWIRSSMVDAGMIAPGDVGLLHVVDDPEEAVRLATGD; encoded by the coding sequence ATGAGCACCCCCGAAAACACCTACCGCCGCGGTTCCCTCGTCCTGCGCGGGGACCAGATCCCGCGCTTGACGGCCGACGCGTCCCTCCTCCAGACGGAGCAGAGTGCCGACTGGAAGCACACCGACCCCTGGCGTGTCCTGCGCATCCAGTCGGAGTTCGTCGAAGGCTTCGAGGCCCTCGCTAAAGTTGGCCCCGCGATCTCCGTCTTCGGGTCGGCCCGCACCCGCCCCGACGACCCCCTCTACGAGTGCGCTCGGCGCATCGGAGAGCTGCTGGTCCAGCGCGGCTACGCGGTCATCACGGGCGGCGGCCCGGGCATGATGGAGGCGGCGAACCGCGGCGCGTGGGAGGCCGGCGGCACGTCCGTGGGCCTGGGCATCGAATTGCCGCACGAGCAGGGCATGAACCAGTGGATCAACCGCGGCGTCAATTTCCGCTACTTCTTCGCCCGCAAGACCATGTTCGTGAAGTACTCGCAGGGTTTCATCGTCATGCCGGGTGGTTTTGGCACCATGGACGAGCTCTTCGAATCCGCGACCCTGGTCCAGACCGGGAAGATTCGTTCCTTCCCGCTCGTGCTCGTGGGCACTGCCTATTGGTCGGGTCTGGTCGACTGGATCCGATCCTCCATGGTCGACGCCGGCATGATTGCCCCCGGAGATGTTGGCCTGCTGCACGTCGTTGACGACCCGGAGGAGGCGGTGCGCCTGGCGACGGGTGACTAG